A single window of Modestobacter italicus DNA harbors:
- a CDS encoding 4-oxalomesaconate tautomerase translates to MSYDDTGVRCTMLRGGTSRGLFFEAGDLPADPAERDDLLLRLMGTPDPRQIDGLGGATTLTSKVAVLSRSEHPDVDVDYLFLQLGVDEATVSDRQNCGNILAGVGPFAVERGLVPAGDGETSVRIRMVNSDSVAVATFPTPGGRVEYHGDVEIAGVPGTAAPVVLAFTDTEGSATGALLPTGHVRDTVEGIEVTCVDNGMPVVLALAGSFGLTGHESHEELAADAALLSRVDAFRRKAAELMGMGDVSTASVPKTVLLAAPRDGGQVCTRSFIPVQPHTSIGVLGAVSVVTGMLLPGAVGHELTADWPAGTSQVDVEHPTGHLLVDVVVDAEATPPRAVRSGVVRTARKLFDGTAFPR, encoded by the coding sequence GTGAGCTACGACGACACCGGGGTCCGCTGCACGATGCTGCGCGGCGGCACCTCACGCGGGCTGTTCTTCGAGGCGGGTGACCTGCCCGCCGACCCCGCCGAGCGCGACGACCTGCTGCTGCGGCTGATGGGCACCCCCGACCCCCGGCAGATCGACGGGCTGGGAGGCGCGACCACGCTGACCAGCAAGGTCGCGGTCCTCTCCCGCTCCGAGCACCCGGACGTCGACGTCGACTACCTGTTCCTGCAGCTCGGCGTCGACGAGGCCACGGTCAGCGACCGGCAGAACTGCGGCAACATCCTCGCCGGGGTCGGGCCGTTCGCCGTCGAGCGGGGCCTGGTGCCCGCCGGCGACGGCGAGACCAGCGTCCGGATCCGGATGGTGAACTCCGACAGCGTCGCCGTCGCCACCTTCCCGACGCCGGGGGGCCGGGTGGAGTACCACGGCGACGTCGAGATCGCCGGTGTGCCCGGCACGGCCGCGCCGGTCGTGCTCGCGTTCACCGACACCGAGGGCTCGGCCACCGGCGCGCTGCTGCCCACCGGGCACGTCCGGGACACCGTGGAGGGCATCGAGGTGACCTGCGTCGACAACGGCATGCCCGTGGTGCTGGCGCTGGCCGGGTCGTTCGGGCTCACCGGCCACGAGTCGCACGAGGAGCTCGCCGCCGACGCCGCGCTGCTGTCGCGCGTCGACGCGTTCCGCCGCAAGGCCGCCGAGCTGATGGGCATGGGCGACGTGTCCACGGCCTCGGTGCCCAAGACCGTGCTGCTCGCCGCGCCGCGGGACGGCGGGCAGGTGTGCACCCGCTCGTTCATCCCGGTGCAGCCGCACACCTCGATCGGCGTGCTGGGCGCGGTCAGCGTGGTCACCGGCATGCTGCTGCCCGGCGCCGTCGGGCACGAGCTGACCGCGGACTGGCCGGCGGGCACCTCCCAGGTCGACGTCGAGCACCCGACCGGGCACCTGCTGGTCGACGTCGTGGTCGACGCCGAGGCCACCCCGCCGCGGGCCGTCCGCTCCGGCGTCGTCCGCACCGCCCGCAAGCTGTTCGACGGCACGGCCTTCCCGCGCTAG
- a CDS encoding VOC family protein: protein MPPLHDIAHLAHVELLTDKPEECLDFYVRYLGMTENGRSGDSVFLRAWDDYENTTIKLTAAPRPGVGRTNFRAGSPEALQRRVAAIEATGLGRGWQDGDPGYGPVYVFTDPDGHEMGVYYETEWYRPTGDLVPALKNQAQAYPGRGVSVRRIDHINYLGVDPVANRDFARDVLGGMITEQIVLDDGVAGSWLTFTNKGYDAVWTRDNTGTSGRLHHLSFAVDSRDDVLKAADLALEHGVHIETGPHKHTIQQSFFLYVWDPAGNRIELDNPGARLVLAPDWQPVDWSAAERAKGQAWGLQTISTFHTHGTPPVGEEQEESPATDPEGDAHGAAR, encoded by the coding sequence GTGCCGCCGCTCCACGACATCGCCCACCTCGCCCACGTCGAGCTGCTCACCGACAAGCCCGAGGAGTGCCTCGACTTCTACGTGCGCTACCTCGGGATGACCGAGAACGGCAGGTCCGGCGACTCGGTCTTCCTGCGCGCCTGGGACGACTACGAGAACACCACGATCAAGCTCACGGCCGCCCCGAGGCCGGGCGTCGGCCGCACCAACTTCCGGGCCGGCAGCCCCGAGGCGCTGCAGCGCCGGGTGGCCGCGATCGAGGCGACCGGCCTGGGCCGGGGCTGGCAGGACGGCGACCCCGGCTACGGCCCGGTCTACGTCTTCACCGACCCCGACGGCCACGAGATGGGCGTCTACTACGAGACCGAGTGGTACCGGCCGACCGGTGACCTCGTGCCGGCGCTGAAGAACCAGGCGCAGGCCTACCCGGGCCGCGGCGTGAGCGTCCGCCGGATCGACCACATCAACTACCTCGGCGTCGACCCGGTCGCCAACCGCGACTTCGCCCGGGACGTCCTCGGCGGGATGATCACCGAGCAGATCGTGCTGGACGACGGGGTCGCCGGCAGCTGGCTCACCTTCACCAACAAGGGCTACGACGCGGTCTGGACCCGGGACAACACCGGCACCTCGGGCCGGCTGCACCACCTGTCGTTCGCCGTCGACAGCCGGGACGACGTCCTCAAGGCCGCCGACCTGGCGCTGGAGCACGGCGTCCACATCGAGACCGGGCCGCACAAGCACACCATCCAGCAGAGCTTCTTCCTCTACGTCTGGGACCCGGCCGGCAACCGGATCGAGCTGGACAACCCCGGTGCGCGGCTGGTCCTGGCGCCGGACTGGCAGCCGGTCGACTGGTCGGCGGCCGAGCGGGCCAAGGGCCAGGCCTGGGGGCTGCAGACCATCTCCACCTTCCACACCCACGGCACGCCGCCGGTCGGGGAGGAGCAGGAGGAGTCGCCGGCGACCGACCCGGAGGGC
- a CDS encoding GntR family transcriptional regulator, translated as MAAAARDAAEQALRTAISRGDLPPGHRLVEEELAGQLGVNRSSVRLAIDVLIADGLVERIPHRGARVRVVSVAEAVATTECRMVLEGLLARKAAERVTDEQAGRLRAQLAAMGEAVAGGDLLKYSELISQLHGLVHDTARHPVAAGLVDRLQAQVVRHQFQLSLRPGRPQVSLGELTAVVDAIAAGDPDGAESATVAHFRSVVAALSEPTSNPGGPA; from the coding sequence ATGGCAGCAGCAGCACGGGACGCGGCCGAGCAGGCCCTGCGCACCGCGATCTCCCGGGGTGACCTGCCCCCCGGCCACCGGCTGGTCGAGGAGGAGCTGGCCGGGCAGCTCGGGGTCAACCGCAGCAGCGTCCGGCTGGCCATCGACGTGCTGATCGCCGACGGCCTGGTCGAGCGGATCCCGCACCGCGGCGCGCGGGTCCGCGTCGTGTCGGTCGCCGAGGCGGTCGCCACGACCGAGTGCCGGATGGTGCTCGAGGGCCTGCTGGCGCGTAAGGCCGCCGAGCGGGTCACCGACGAGCAGGCCGGGCGCCTGCGCGCGCAGCTGGCCGCCATGGGGGAGGCGGTGGCCGGCGGCGACCTGCTCAAGTACTCGGAGCTGATCTCCCAGCTCCACGGCCTGGTGCACGACACCGCCCGCCATCCCGTCGCCGCCGGGCTCGTCGACCGGCTGCAGGCCCAGGTGGTCCGGCACCAGTTCCAGCTCTCGCTCCGCCCGGGCCGGCCGCAGGTCAGCCTCGGCGAGCTCACCGCGGTGGTCGACGCGATCGCCGCCGGCGACCCCGACGGCGCCGAGTCCGCCACCGTCGCCCACTTCCGCAGCGTCGTCGCGGCCCTGTCCGAGCCGACCAGCAACCCCGGAGGACCAGCATGA
- a CDS encoding SDR family NAD(P)-dependent oxidoreductase: MSQPDMRGSVAPGTVVVVTGGARGIGAGLSRYLAAQGAAVVTADVVEPDDADGGITHLRADVSDESSWQELVAAVLERHGRIDALVNNAAIYQGLGTKRPFTEITVEEWDRVLAVNTRSVWLGMRAVHPAMKAQGRGRVVNIASSTVHMGVPWFAHYTASKGAVIALTRSVAREVGADGITVNAVAPGLVETDATRALNDADYLAASAGRRAVPRAMEPGDLAPVVSFLCSEGSGFVTGQTLIVDGGVAFS, translated from the coding sequence ATGAGCCAGCCGGACATGCGCGGCAGCGTCGCGCCCGGGACGGTCGTCGTCGTGACCGGCGGTGCGCGCGGCATCGGCGCCGGGCTGAGCCGGTACCTGGCCGCCCAGGGCGCTGCCGTGGTGACCGCCGACGTCGTCGAGCCGGACGACGCGGACGGCGGCATCACGCACCTGCGGGCCGACGTGAGCGACGAGTCGTCGTGGCAGGAGCTGGTGGCGGCGGTCCTCGAGCGGCACGGCCGCATCGACGCGCTGGTCAACAACGCCGCGATCTACCAGGGGCTGGGGACCAAGCGGCCGTTCACCGAGATCACGGTCGAGGAGTGGGACCGGGTCCTGGCGGTGAACACCCGGAGCGTGTGGCTCGGGATGCGCGCCGTGCACCCGGCGATGAAGGCCCAGGGGCGGGGCCGGGTGGTGAACATCGCGTCGTCCACCGTGCACATGGGCGTGCCGTGGTTCGCCCACTACACCGCCTCCAAGGGCGCGGTGATCGCGCTGACCCGCAGCGTGGCCCGGGAGGTCGGCGCGGACGGCATCACGGTCAACGCCGTCGCGCCCGGGCTGGTCGAGACCGACGCCACCCGCGCCCTGAACGACGCGGACTACCTGGCGGCGTCCGCCGGGCGCCGCGCCGTCCCGCGGGCGATGGAGCCCGGCGACCTCGCGCCGGTGGTGTCGTTCCTGTGCTCCGAGGGCAGCGGGTTCGTCACCGGGCAGACGCTGATCGTCGACGGCGGGGTGGCCTTCAGCTGA
- a CDS encoding 4-carboxy-4-hydroxy-2-oxoadipate aldolase/oxaloacetate decarboxylase → MRNVVVTDPPRADAADAEALGGFGVATVHEALGRVGYLGPTFRPAWPGARIGGTAVTVLCWPGDNLMIHVAVEQCRPGDVLVVATNSPSTDGLFGELFATALAQRGVRGVVLGSGVRDVTELREMGFPAWSTAVSAQGSVKATAGAVNVPVVLGGQQVAPGDVVVADDDGVMVVPRADVPRALTASRARLDKEAASRAAFQAGELGLDRYGLRAKLPDFGIEYVPYETWVEER, encoded by the coding sequence ATGAGGAACGTCGTCGTCACCGACCCACCCCGCGCCGACGCGGCCGACGCCGAGGCGCTCGGCGGCTTCGGCGTCGCCACCGTGCACGAGGCGCTCGGGCGGGTGGGCTACCTCGGCCCCACGTTCCGGCCGGCCTGGCCGGGCGCGCGGATCGGCGGCACCGCCGTGACGGTGCTGTGCTGGCCCGGGGACAACCTGATGATCCACGTGGCCGTCGAGCAGTGCCGCCCGGGCGACGTGCTCGTCGTCGCGACCAACTCCCCGTCGACCGACGGGCTGTTCGGCGAGCTCTTCGCCACGGCGCTGGCCCAGCGCGGGGTGCGCGGCGTGGTCCTCGGCAGCGGGGTCCGCGACGTCACCGAGCTCCGCGAGATGGGCTTCCCCGCGTGGTCGACCGCGGTGAGCGCGCAGGGCTCGGTGAAGGCCACCGCGGGGGCGGTCAACGTGCCGGTCGTCCTGGGCGGCCAGCAGGTGGCGCCGGGTGACGTGGTCGTCGCCGACGACGACGGCGTGATGGTGGTGCCGCGCGCTGACGTGCCGCGCGCGCTCACCGCCTCCCGGGCCCGGCTGGACAAGGAGGCGGCCAGCCGCGCGGCGTTCCAGGCCGGCGAGCTGGGGCTGGACCGCTACGGCCTGCGGGCGAAGCTGCCGGACTTCGGCATCGAGTACGTCCCCTACGAGACCTGGGTGGAGGAGCGGTGA